GAGAAGCTTAATTTTCTCACGTAGCGTTTGCTGAGATGAGAGCCATAACAGATTGGCGAGCGGCGCGCGTGTCCATTCTTTTTTTTCGCCTGAAATCCGCCCTCCCGTCGCCGCCAGCGCTAGAAGATAGGCTTCCATGCGTGTGGGATGAACTTCTGCCAATTTGAATCGAACTTGTGGAGGAAGGATACCCTCTCTTCCCCCAATCTGCCCCTCAACCCCCAGCGCCCCAAGATTCCTAAAGGCAAAGGCAAGCGGACGAATAAGCCGCCACCGCTGGGCCCGCTCCAATACAACATCCCAGTCAAAATCTTCCGTTTCAGTCAGGAGCGCCTCAATATCTGCAAACCAAATCCCAGGCTCAAGATTATGCTTCATCAGGTGGGCACACAGGATCAAAAGATGATCCTCCGGGGCGGGCATGAGATAGGGTGCGCCTAATATGGCGGGCCGACATCTCGACCAGACTTCATCGTCGATGACGCCATTTTTCGCCTCAAGTCCAGATACCCTGGCGGCGACCCGCTCATCGCCAAGTATGTTCATGTGAAATTCTATTTTAAATGGTCCGTTTCTCCAAAGTAAATTATCCTGATTACCCGATGATTTGTAGCCTAGGGAACCCAAAACACGAGCCGCAGCATCGGCGGTGGTTCTATCCGGAAAAACCCAATCAGAATCCTCAAAATTACGGATACCCGGATTTTTATATACCCATTGATGGAGAGCAGTCCCTTTGATGAGCAAGACGCGAGCACCAGCTTCAAGAAGCTCAGGCGCAAGGCGGATGAGTTCCACTTCAATCATGGTGTTGGAAAGGGCAATCCATTTGTACTCAGCTTTAAGAATCTTGGGTGGCTCGACCCCTGCCTCTCTGAGATGATGGCAGAGAAGCCCTGCCGTCTCCTTGTAAATACTCTCCTCAATCACAACCTTCCATTCATCCTCCGTCATTTTTTGAGCCGCGATGAAAAGACTCTCAACTTCCATTTCAGTTAGTCGATATCGCCCTGCCAGGGAACGGAATACCTCCACTTGAAGGGTGCCCGATTCCAGACTATTATTTTTTATGTCCACGTTTTCAGCCACCATGAGAAACAAGAAATA
This Nitrospinaceae bacterium DNA region includes the following protein-coding sequences:
- a CDS encoding nucleotidyltransferase family protein, with protein sequence MDIKNNSLESGTLQVEVFRSLAGRYRLTEMEVESLFIAAQKMTEDEWKVVIEESIYKETAGLLCHHLREAGVEPPKILKAEYKWIALSNTMIEVELIRLAPELLEAGARVLLIKGTALHQWVYKNPGIRNFEDSDWVFPDRTTADAAARVLGSLGYKSSGNQDNLLWRNGPFKIEFHMNILGDERVAARVSGLEAKNGVIDDEVWSRCRPAILGAPYLMPAPEDHLLILCAHLMKHNLEPGIWFADIEALLTETEDFDWDVVLERAQRWRLIRPLAFAFRNLGALGVEGQIGGREGILPPQVRFKLAEVHPTRMEAYLLALAATGGRISGEKKEWTRAPLANLLWLSSQQTLREKIKLL